The following are from one region of the Vicinamibacterales bacterium genome:
- a CDS encoding AI-2E family transporter has protein sequence MAESVQPAKDPLPPTPGQEGEPAPTVVDFPRARGFAISVLSAIGLIVALQWSQSVLIPLVIGILLAYALEPLVSALGRIKVPRSVGAAFALLLFVGILAGGAYALSGQALQIVRQVPEAAQRVRERFRSHERRPTALGEVQKAASELQRTAEVASQSDPSRDPTARDVQKVQVVEPAFNARSYLYWGGVNLMAAAGQFAVILFLVYFFLVTGDLYKRKIVKIAGPALRQKKLTVQILDEINVQISSFIRVQILTSFLVGVATAAVLWFFGVNQFIVWGLLAGIFNSIPYLGPIIVSGGLAVVSFMQFDDVGKAVTVAAAAFVITSLEGFLLTPALMSRAARMNPVAIFVGLLFWGWLWGVWGAVLAVPMLMMIKAVCDHIEELQPVGELLGE, from the coding sequence ATGGCCGAGAGCGTGCAGCCCGCGAAGGACCCGCTTCCGCCAACGCCCGGGCAGGAGGGAGAGCCCGCTCCCACCGTCGTCGATTTCCCGCGCGCCCGCGGCTTCGCCATCTCGGTGCTGTCGGCGATCGGCCTGATCGTCGCGCTGCAGTGGAGCCAGTCGGTCCTCATCCCGCTCGTGATCGGGATCCTGCTCGCCTACGCGCTCGAGCCGCTGGTGTCGGCGCTGGGGCGCATCAAGGTGCCGCGCTCGGTCGGCGCCGCGTTCGCGCTCCTGCTGTTCGTCGGGATTCTCGCCGGCGGCGCCTACGCGCTGAGCGGCCAGGCGCTGCAGATCGTCCGGCAGGTGCCGGAAGCGGCGCAGCGCGTGCGCGAGCGGTTTCGCTCGCACGAGCGCAGGCCGACGGCGCTCGGCGAGGTGCAGAAGGCGGCGAGCGAACTGCAGCGCACCGCCGAAGTCGCGTCCCAGTCGGATCCGTCGCGCGACCCGACCGCCCGCGACGTCCAGAAGGTGCAGGTCGTCGAGCCCGCGTTCAACGCGCGCAGCTATCTCTACTGGGGCGGCGTCAACCTGATGGCGGCGGCCGGCCAGTTCGCCGTCATCCTCTTCCTCGTCTACTTCTTTCTCGTCACCGGCGACCTCTACAAGCGCAAGATCGTCAAGATCGCCGGTCCGGCGCTGCGGCAGAAGAAGCTCACGGTTCAGATCCTCGACGAGATCAACGTGCAGATCTCGAGCTTCATCCGCGTGCAGATCCTCACCAGCTTCCTCGTCGGCGTGGCGACGGCGGCCGTGTTGTGGTTCTTCGGCGTCAACCAGTTCATCGTCTGGGGACTGCTCGCCGGCATCTTCAACTCGATTCCGTACCTCGGGCCGATCATCGTCTCCGGCGGACTCGCCGTCGTCTCGTTCATGCAGTTCGACGATGTGGGAAAGGCAGTGACGGTCGCGGCGGCGGCATTCGTCATCACCAGCCTCGAAGGGTTCCTGCTCACGCCGGCGCTGATGAGCCGCGCGGCGCGGATGAACCCGGTGGCGATCTTCGTCGGCCTGCTCTTCTGGGGATGGCTGTGGGGCGTGTGGGGCGCCGTGCTTGCGGTTCCGATGCTGATGATGATCAAGGCGGTGTGCGATCACATCGAGGAGCTGCAGCCCGTCGGCGAGCTGCTCGGCGAGTAG
- the queA gene encoding tRNA preQ1(34) S-adenosylmethionine ribosyltransferase-isomerase QueA, translated as MKVEAFDFELPEELIAQTAVARGASRLLVLDRSTSAVSHASIRDLPRWLRAGDLLVANDTRVFPARLIGRRVPSGGAVECLLLQAEGEASADRAEVWQALMHPGQKLKPGARVVFEGAGARLHGEVLERLFFGRRRIRLTPERGRVADAIDALGHVPLPPYIHRDDTAADRERYQTVFAAHRGSVAAPTAGLHFDASLLEALSSAGVERATITLHVGYGTFKPVRVDEVQDHVVDPEPYDIGEAAARAIDAALDERRRVIAVGTTTTRALEHAARRGGGRPAAGRGEADVFIYPGFEFRVISGLLTNFHLPKSSLLMLVSAFAGRERVLEAYRQAVAQRYRFYSYGDAMLVL; from the coding sequence TTGAAGGTCGAGGCATTCGATTTCGAGCTTCCCGAAGAACTGATCGCGCAGACCGCAGTGGCGCGCGGCGCGTCGCGGCTCCTCGTCCTGGACCGCTCGACCTCTGCCGTGTCGCACGCCTCGATCCGCGACCTGCCGCGATGGCTCCGCGCCGGCGACCTGCTCGTCGCCAATGACACGCGCGTGTTTCCGGCGCGTCTGATCGGGCGCCGGGTGCCGAGCGGCGGCGCGGTCGAGTGTCTGTTGCTGCAGGCGGAGGGCGAAGCGTCCGCCGATCGCGCGGAGGTCTGGCAGGCGTTGATGCATCCGGGCCAGAAGCTCAAGCCGGGTGCGCGCGTGGTCTTCGAAGGCGCCGGCGCCCGGCTGCACGGCGAGGTGCTCGAGCGGCTCTTCTTCGGGCGGCGCAGGATCAGGCTGACGCCGGAGCGCGGCCGCGTCGCCGATGCGATCGACGCGCTCGGGCACGTGCCGCTGCCTCCGTACATCCATCGCGACGACACCGCGGCGGATCGCGAGCGCTATCAGACGGTGTTCGCGGCCCATCGCGGCTCGGTCGCCGCGCCCACGGCGGGACTGCACTTCGACGCCTCGCTGCTCGAGGCCTTGTCGAGCGCCGGGGTGGAGCGCGCCACCATCACGCTGCACGTCGGCTACGGCACGTTCAAGCCGGTCCGCGTCGACGAGGTCCAGGATCACGTCGTCGATCCGGAGCCCTACGACATCGGCGAGGCTGCGGCGCGCGCGATCGACGCGGCGCTGGACGAGCGCCGGCGCGTCATCGCCGTCGGGACGACGACGACGCGCGCGCTCGAGCATGCGGCGCGGCGCGGCGGCGGACGGCCTGCCGCGGGACGCGGAGAGGCGGACGTCTTCATCTACCCGGGATTCGAGTTCCGGGTCATCTCGGGGCTGCTCACCAACTTCCACCTGCCGAAGTCGTCCCTGTTGATGCTGGTGAGCGCGTTCGCCGGGCGCGAACGGGTGCTCGAGGCCTATCGCCAGGCGGTGGCGCAGCGCTACCGGTTCTACAGCTACGGCGACGCCATGCTGGTGCTCTGA
- a CDS encoding DUF4112 domain-containing protein, translating to MTNQRNLDLLRRWARIFDSAFRIPGTNVRFGIDPILGLVPGIGDLASPVLSLFMIWQGARMHVPKIVLARMVFNALIDGVSGVVPVVGDLFDFGWKATEWNLALLERHAMPGQRATSFDYVFVILCSAVIVVVAVLPLLLVWWGFAWLDQALRGRT from the coding sequence ATGACCAATCAGCGGAACCTCGATCTGTTGCGGCGGTGGGCGCGGATCTTCGACAGCGCGTTCCGGATTCCCGGGACCAACGTCCGCTTCGGCATCGATCCGATTCTCGGGCTGGTGCCGGGGATCGGCGACCTGGCGTCGCCGGTGCTGTCGCTGTTCATGATCTGGCAGGGCGCGCGCATGCACGTGCCGAAGATCGTGCTGGCGCGGATGGTCTTCAACGCGCTGATCGACGGCGTGTCGGGCGTCGTTCCCGTGGTCGGCGACCTGTTCGACTTCGGCTGGAAGGCGACCGAGTGGAACCTGGCGCTACTCGAGCGCCACGCGATGCCCGGGCAGCGGGCGACGTCGTTCGACTACGTGTTCGTGATCCTCTGCAGCGCCGTGATCGTCGTGGTCGCGGTGCTGCCGCTGCTCCTGGTGTGGTGGGGCTTCGCCTGGCTCGACCAGGCCCTTCGCGGGCGCACCTAG